The following are encoded in a window of Candidatus Fluviicola riflensis genomic DNA:
- the lptB gene encoding LPS export ABC transporter ATP-binding protein, producing MKLYTNNIKKSYKGRGVVQGVSVEVNQGEIVGLLGPNGAGKTTSFYMMVGLVKPDEGSVFLDDTEITHYPMYKRSQLGIGYLPQEVSVFRKLSVEDNVMAILEMTDMTKPQRKERLEQLLEEFHLTHVRKNLGNRLSGGEKRRTEIARALATNPKFVLLDEPFAGVDPIAVEDIQGIVSDLRKKNIGILITDHNVQETLSITDRAYLLFEGKILTSGTAEELANNEQVRKVYLGQNFVLRKQ from the coding sequence GTGAAATTATATACAAACAATATCAAGAAGTCCTATAAAGGGCGCGGAGTGGTACAAGGTGTATCGGTAGAAGTCAATCAGGGCGAGATCGTTGGGTTACTTGGTCCGAATGGTGCCGGTAAAACCACGTCTTTCTATATGATGGTTGGTTTGGTGAAACCCGATGAAGGTTCTGTTTTTCTTGATGATACCGAGATCACCCATTACCCGATGTACAAGCGTTCGCAGCTGGGAATCGGTTATTTGCCGCAGGAAGTTTCCGTTTTTCGAAAACTAAGCGTGGAAGACAACGTAATGGCGATCCTGGAAATGACCGACATGACCAAACCACAGCGCAAGGAACGTTTGGAGCAATTACTCGAAGAATTTCACCTCACCCATGTGCGCAAAAACCTGGGGAATCGGTTATCGGGCGGAGAAAAACGCCGAACTGAAATTGCCCGTGCGCTGGCAACCAATCCCAAGTTTGTGTTGCTGGATGAGCCGTTCGCAGGTGTTGACCCGATTGCGGTAGAAGATATCCAAGGCATTGTATCCGATTTGCGCAAAAAGAACATCGGCATTCTGATCACCGACCACAACGTGCAGGAAACCCTGTCGATTACTGATCGTGCGTATTTGCTGTTTGAAGGAAAGATCCTGACATCGGGAACCGCCGAAGAATTAGCCAATAACGAACAGGTGCGAAAGGTTTATTTGGGGCAGAATTTTGTGCTGCGAAAACAATGA